tgttaaaattattaaccatgtttgttatttaaattaagtaaatgaatatttatgtttgagagtgtaaaagcttgtaatattggcaaaggtatgtttaaatgatcaaagctctgttattaggaacagatgtttgaaaataaaacagtggttgatacatcagttgactttggtcaacagatggatgaaaacagatgtttggaacTATTGTTAagaaaactgtggttgaaaccgctgtttggttaaaatggtggtttaaaaccactgttgggttaaaatagtgttttgtggaggttgaaggggcTTGAAacgactgttgggttaaaatatagttttttttggAGAAGGAACATGCTTGAACCACTGTTATATAATGACTGTTGTTAAAGctcagtgttttaatccactgatagGCTATCCACTAATAGTTATAGTCAGCTATTGTTTTCATTTTCATCACTGTAAACTACTGATATTGattcatcagtggtttcctaacaactgtcatccattattcatcagaggttgtcacgtggacaatacttagccgtcagatcttttgtaaccgttgccacgtcagcattcactttttccacctataaaaccctgatcaaaaccccaaacagggttttgaCTGTCgagtcgaattcaaaattcctttcaaaaGCAGTTTTCACCAAATTCTCTcaaatcactcatcttcttccttcGTTCTTAACTACCTTTGATTTATCATGGATCTTCCATTCAAAACCCGTCATAACTACGTGTGTACACTTGCAAAAACAAGTCAAAACATAGGTTTTCATTCCGTGATTGATGCACTTTCATcttcaaagtataaaactttgttgaCCTGCAATGAAACCATCTACCTGGATACCCaacgagagttctggaaaaatgaaaagcttgaaactaaggacaaaaagaccttagctattacttcatcaataaggggaattccagtggtcatcacacctcaaaccatttcagaggtttttgaaatcaatgatcttacaggtaaaagctctttcccaaaaacagagtaccaaactgatttcattgagagagggtatgaagaagaaatgaaaaaggatactTTACAAAAGGGCAGTTTTCCACCCGCTCcgaggtttttattccataccctcctgatgtgtgtgtcaaataaaacaacagcttttaatgaaataccattgaaaatccaatacctgggctatgctatcatggctgaagaaaattttaactactctcaggagattttcaatgatatggttaagaatgttaataaaaaatcatttttattgtttctaatgtttttaagtttttatcttcaaaagaaattttcaaaggataatgcacatgtgcttatccaaggaaatcctattcaaataaacagtctaacttctgaaacattcacaaggctgtcaaaaccttcaaaacccaaacagaggtatctgagcagaatttagctgcaacaactgctcctcaggcccctgttgttgagcccactgctcctggtgatcaCAGAAGCACAACCCCatctgtgaaacccacaccaaaaatcaccaaaaagaccaaaaagaaaactatccaaaagccccccaaacccaccaaaaaggtGACTCTGGAAGACGAGATCCCAGAGGTAacacctgtgacaacacaaaagtcacctgaaaccactgctgctacttcctcacagcagatggaagaaagatctcaacctgagcctaaAACTCATCCTGCATCCTCTCAAAAGGAACAGGTTGTAtcaacagggacaccacaatcAATGATACCTCTGTTGGATGCACTTGATATAGCTCAGACAAAAATcagttcttctcaatcacctgtcaatgagaatataccacaACAAGTGACTGAATCAGGTGTCTCTATctctgctaacccaccaacagttgaggaggctacactgcaggaattacaagtaattcctgtcagtagttcaagtagAGCAGCTACTACAGGTGTTGAACCCACTAGTTTACACCTGGACATTAGTTTCATTTgtgagactcccttgaaggcaatttcttctttgggaacCATAGTGTCCACTGGTGTGTTTCCATTATACACTGGTGACCTTAAAATGGTAAgctctgctgaagaaagaagtccccagtaccgagaacaaggggcatcagtggatgatttttgggaaacttttcctaagtcaaccactgatacaaccaccactggtgggaaatcagatgatcccattaacttgggtgatggtttaaactacaaagaattgacggagagggttgataaactagacacatctgttgcagaaacTATGCTGCAATAGTTGTTACAAGCTCAAGGCTACACCCACTGCTGCATCATCTGCAACATCTGCTCCATCCGCTGCTGAGCTATGGCATCTgtttcaacctctgcttcacAAACAAAGACAATATACAAATCAACAGCATGAAGTTCAACTTCAAATGGTCAGAAATGTCATggaagctaggtacaaagatactCAAGCATAGGGATGGCAATCAAGCCCGAACCCACTGGGTAAACCtgaaacccgacacatttgggacgaGTTTgtggtcggttaatcgggtttgggacgggtttgggaatagtttttatttttttcgcgggtttgggacgtgtttgggatttagtgatataccttTTTACCCGACctaattacccgataaagtgtacccgtttacccgattgtatacctgatataatttcttttatattattagatatgtatatatatgatccatccattttttacacatatatgTATTCTATTTcatatacattgtagttatttgatatatatttttataatgataatacaaaatgtaaccggttagtagttacccgatagatacccaatgggttttgagatgagtatacccaacgagtaatctttttaaattaacgggtttacccgaaacccgcgggtatacccgatacccgatgggtatttacctgctacaaacccgacgggttttgggacgggtttgggacaagcttatctaaccaGGTTTgagtttgggattacctaaacccgtcccaaacctgACCCATTACCATCACTACAAGCAGATATCAAAGCCGTTAAAGCTTATCTACTTCAAactactggcactgctcctccatcAATCATCTATGTTGAAAATCCTGATGATgtcaaaaagggggagaaaactaAAGGGAAGAAGGGAAAAGAAGATGGTTTATACATGCCACCAGAACGAATGTCCAAACTTGTGGTAGAAATCCCAaggccagatggttccaaaaaggttgatgagactcAAAATGCATTTGCTGCATTAAAGGCAAACATGAAAGAGTCAATGGAAATAAAAGGGTCTAAAAGGTTTGAGgaggagaagaaagttttgatggAAAAAGAAGAGCATGGTACTTCTAAACCTAAAAGAAGACGGCCTACCAGAAAAGTAAGCCAACCTAAAACTACACCTtccaaaaccaccaaacaaactccTCAAATCCCAAAAATTCCTCTCATCAAacctccaaaccaacagatgttaaaacacatgttgtatcaacagttgttggtaCTTTAGTTGTTTCAACAGATGTTATCTCAACAACTGCCATCACTACTACATTAAACCACACTCAATCCACTGCCATACCAAAAACAATATCACCACCATAAAAaccacctgccaaaaagcagaaaacaacagttgacacatcaactgttgtagtgaccacagtggttgaaacaccagttgtttcaacagctgttagtcagatACCCACTACTTCAATCACTGCCACTCAACCCACAAATACACCACCAACTTCTCCAAAGCACAAAAGGAGAAGGATAACAAACATTGTACTGGAAGATGACACTTCCCCAACTCTAACATCTACACAACCACTGTCCCTTGTCACCATTCCAAAACCTGTTCCATTATCTTCAGTTCAACCCTTCAATCAAAACACTGCCATTGTCCTTGCAGGAGTACAATATCCTCTAGATCTTCCAGCAGTCAGGGAGgaaatcaaatccttctactctgaagatgaTCCTGAAAAGAGGAAACTCCCATTTGTTCAAGATTATCATTTGACAAGAAATATAGAAGACTATCTCAAAATAAAGGcccaacaagcagaggatatatcTAAAAGAGACATAGAGGGAAAGTCTGACAAAGAGATTCAAAGAAATTATCAATACCTGCTCACCGAAGTTAGAACTTTAGAGCAGTTCTCAAAAGTCCTTTGTCAGAAattatcagaaaaagatgatgaaagcATGAGAAATGACTATCTTGAATACATAATGGCATACAAGAAGTACAGGGCAGAAAAGTATCAATACAAAAATGGACCATCAGTGAACTGCAAGAGGAGACAACCAGAATTCAAAAGATGATTCAAGACAAGGTAAAGCAAACTCCTCCAGTTTGGGCCAATTacaagaaaaatgtaccagaaaggaccttgaaactgaaaagaatgaaagaagagctgataactgctgattatgggtcatGGAACCAGGTTACAAGGTGGAGAGAAGAAAAGGTGTTAGCTACCTACAAAAAGTTGGAAGATTTAAGGAAGAGAGATCCCACTGCTCCTAAAAAGCCTGATTATCCGGAAGCAGTGGTTCcagtcaaacaacaaaaattgcCAATCAGGAGACCCACTTCTCCACATGCTAGCATCCTTTATTAAAGAAGGAAAGAAAAGCAGATGGATGaattaacaaaagaagacaaGGCTCAAGAAGAATACATCATCAAAATGGTTCTTCAGACATTTATGGAAGAAAAACAAGACTCGGCACAATCTAAACTTTAAGttttatactctaaactttaagtatttaccgggtgacttatttatttattttatttataagtctatataaatataactatatcatcatttatatttgttatgcatggttttctaagaaacgacccgtgtttgcacacgggtcttaccgctagttatctaacttataataaaagactccaaataatgacaCATGGCATTCTCCCCTTCAaccttataaattttatttatatttgtttaataattttcttttaatattaattaataaccaatacatagatatcacttatttttatccttatctttatctaaaattaataaataacttcaattttgcaatttagaccctttgtttttttttacttttaaccttaagtttttcatcttttgcaatttaatcccaactcttttttattttcaattttggtccaacatacttttcatctttcccaagtttttcgtttcgttctaaattttgtgaattaacgcaccgcaacgtacgtgtggggttcaacattttttcgtatattttttcccgtttgaccggcccgtcgcgtcacatctatttttctgcgtttgacaagttcgtccaacacgcgggtcctggatagacttagttattttttcctatgttttacgtttcggtttaatttctcagtaACGAgtgtgcgtgattcaaagattttacgtctacTTTTCGCTAGACGTTATTTTTTtcccatttttatttattttgctttttacgagctttttcggtgttggtggtcgctgacaatggtatactattgctactacttaacacagttttatgacaaccgctgcaacgcaggggcttaatactagtatataataaatgaaagaaTTTGGGCTGATGTGGCATCACCTTAGAGCCTCCTAGATTCATTTTTAGCTGGAAAATAAGCTGGGTTTTATATCATTCGCGGATCCCCATTTTAATGCATTCCGACCCGTTTTATGACCCGGATATATAAGTCacctaaaaaacctaaattcTTGTCACCTCATTCTTTTCCTTCACTGCTTCACACCGAAACCCTATCCTCTGTGTTCCTTTGGCTTGAAGCTTCTACATCTCATTTTCTCTGGAAACATTCGCTTTTGCTTGAATCGACTGATAAAGGAAACACGCTTTGCCCTTTCCAATTCCTGCACTCAAACCCTACGGTCCGAATACACATCTTCCCCTTCATGTTTCCTGCCGATCAATTGATTTATCAATCCTATAATATACTAATCTCATCAATGTAAGTTTCTCTCTATTACTTCCTCTCTACACCCTCTTTGATCGTTGCTTTGGTTTTCCTTGGTATGTAACACTTTGACAATTGTTTTATGGTTTGATTTGGGGGTTTGAGGGTTTTGTTACTTTAGGTTTATGTTTTGATTTGGTGCTTTAATTTgcgttgtttttttttaaattggttGTTTAGGGTTATGTTCTTGCTTTTTTGTTATCGAGTGTTTGATTCTAGGGAAAAAAAATCAGATTCATATTTGAATAACTAAAATAAATTCATGTTTATTGTATACTAAAGAAGTAAAAAAGATGTGCGATCTCATCTAATTTTGCTTTTCTGGATCTGAGATTATTACACTGTAAACTTGTGCTTGATCCTATTGTGAATGATATGGTTTTgcatgttgattttttttttatggtaaagggttaccccgacGAATTTTATAAAGAATCAAAGAATAGGGTGTGACAAAAGTTTGACACACACTACTAGACTTGACAGGCCAAGCCTAGGCACACAAAACAAGCAACCCAACTCACggccaaaaaacaaacaaacaacccaAAAAACCAAAGCTAACTAGACGCAATACACTAGAAAACTAGACTCGAAATCAGCCCGGGTCGTCTTCCATTATTCTATTTTCAAGAACGTGTGTTTGTTCAATTTCACACTCAATCACATGATTaattttgttttatgtgatgtTCGGGGTTCTATAATTTTAATTTGGGATTGTGGGTTTGGTTGGGATTGTGTGACTTTATTGCGAGATTAGTGTAGCCAAGTTGTTTGATGAAATGACTCTATGAAGGAAGACATGTTAATGAGTTTGGTTGTGTTGGTTTTAGTGTGAAATCATGGGGAACTTGCTCTGTTTGGTTCAAGTAGATCAATCTACTGTTGCTATAAAGGAAACTTTTGGGAAGTATGATGATGTTCTTGAGCCGGGTTGTCATTGCGTGTCGTGGATATTCGGAAGTCAGCTTGCTGGACATCTTACTCTTAGGGTTCAGCAGTTGGATGTCAAGTGTGAGACCAAAACAAAGGTTTTTCTTTCTCTTTGAATGTTATGTTTGCCCTTTAATTATGTTGATGATAGAATCTATTTTTCCATGTGAATTTATGTTTGCTAAACAAATATAACTACTTGAGTGTCGAGCGGTAGTGATTGCTGAACAAGTATAAGATTGAGATCTTTGTTGAGGATTAACTTAAAGAAGTGAGTTGTTTGGAATTCTATATCGGCGTATCATAACAAAAAGACTCGATAAATTGTGTAGTATCTTACAAATTTGTAACTAATCTTTTACTTTTTAAAAACTCTGTTCTAACAAAATCTCCTTCCTCTCAACTTTTTTTCAAATTCTTATATGAAATTTACTTGACCCGTGACCTCGTCAGATACATGCTCAATTTGGGGATGATTTAAATTTGGGTAAATTAGCGTTAAATGATGATTTCTCAAAGTTTATAATGCATGTATCTGAACCATAAAGACTTATAACATGCATTTTTTGGTTGAACAAGAGTCATATAAACCACCCTTGGTTGAATGTTATTATTTGTTTGCTATCTAACTTGAATCTTACACCCATGGTAATCCTTTGATGTGCTTTAAAACATTTCTCATTGTAACGCGAAATGTTTTATATTGTTTTTTCAGGACAATGTTTTTGTCAATGTTGTAGCTTCGATACAATATCGTGCTCTAACTGATAAGGCAAGTGATGCATTCTACAAACTCAGCAACACAAGGGCCCAAATCCAGGCCTATGTTTTTGATGGTATATATCCTTTTATGTTTTAAATCTTTATATGTTATCGGTATCCTAACATAAACGTTTATTCTCAACTTCTAGGTATAATTATGTGTATGTTTATTGTACAGGTTATACCCGCTCAATTTTGTAAGACATGGTTATCATCAACCAGATTTAAGGTCTACTAATCTGCTAGCACCAACAGGACCGTTTGtattaggggtgagcaaattaaccaccataaccgataacctaaccataaccgacataaccgaaccactaataaccgataaccaatataaccaatggttatggttatgaaactttgtataaccgctcaatcgcttatggttatggttatgaagcattggttaaccgatataaccgaaaccgaactgAACTTGTAATGTTAACTTTATATaatggatttgtgttttacaaaaccatatagagggtttttactaagataaaagtatgttagtaacGAAATAATCTTGATATAGATgccatttattttgataaagaactaaggtgttatgtccatatttttttttgtttgagaattaccttattaaaaagaCCCCCaaatcggtagtttaaccaaCAAGTTTAGTCtccgttatcttataaaataggatcaagctaagttcaaatcgtgcacaaccctatttatttcaaaccttgcttggttacttaaccaaaattaaccaaaaccaaaccataaccgacttcataaccgattaaccgtaaccgaagtttggttatggttatggtcaCCAAAACTTCATAACCgactagcggttatggttatggttaatagtaaaaaccgaaccaaaccgacccatgcacaccctaGTTTGTATGGAAGCATTTGGCAACCTCACTCTCAAATGTATGTATTTGTTTATCTTTTGCTTATTTGATTAACCACCTTCGTTGAGCTGTCTAAAAAGGTGTAATTCCTATCTTACCTTTTTGGTCAGATTTGCTTGCAATTTCAGAATTGGTTTGATTTGTCTAAGTTGTAAAGAAAACAAAAGTATCTATGTTAGTTTGACCTAAAAAGTCAAACTGTGCATCCCATTTTGGGTTGTTATCTGATCTCCAATCTTTTTATGTTTCAATTCCACTACAGTTAGAAGTTGCTCAGCCTCTATCCAAGATTGCTAATTCGTACAAATACAATTTAATCAACTTCTTACGGTTGACCTTTATAGTCTTCTGACTTTTTGTCTTGAtcttttttgtaaataaaatcaaGGGTGTTATTATAAATTTAGAGCTGAGCCTCTCATCATAACCCTTAAAGGAAAAGTAATGTGTTGTTTGGTATTAAGTAGCTCTAAAAAATCTAATAATATTCTCTAAAAAGTGATTGTCGAACTGGTTTGCAGGATCAAGAAACGGTAGAAGCTTTGTTGTTTTTATGCTCATCGGTAGTAGACACGTGTTATGTGgcttcatattattattattttacgaCATTCTTTGTCTTTCTTGTCCCGACGGTATTGGTTTTGTGCTCATCGGAGCTGTGCGAGTCTCCTTCTGTGTTT
This genomic stretch from Helianthus annuus cultivar XRQ/B chromosome 8, HanXRQr2.0-SUNRISE, whole genome shotgun sequence harbors:
- the LOC110871026 gene encoding hypersensitive-induced reaction 1 protein; amino-acid sequence: MGNLLCLVQVDQSTVAIKETFGKYDDVLEPGCHCVSWIFGSQLAGHLTLRVQQLDVKCETKTKDNVFVNVVASIQYRALTDKASDAFYKLSNTRAQIQAYVFDGYTRSIL